Proteins encoded in a region of the Tripterygium wilfordii isolate XIE 37 chromosome 21, ASM1340144v1, whole genome shotgun sequence genome:
- the LOC119988825 gene encoding cysteine-rich repeat secretory protein 38-like isoform X1, which translates to MELLVIRFIMLSILMLSYTTILWLVVADTNVLSGSECSEAESAATQNSFQTNLNSLLNSLPTSVSPHGGFYKTSAGKDSDKIYGLVQCRGDVSAADCANCTKESTKAALQDCPRSKKVKVWFKWCFLRYSDENFFGIWDQSSVALTNDTNFEDSSMVSKGLNFMDELASTAPEQPLMFQTAVLDGGESGKRYGMGQCIRDISRSDCSRCLDAQLVTFRTTIGNKRGWEIYGSSCSMWYHDFQFYFNISTPVNDGDRSLSLPGVPIGVALAELVLLWWLL; encoded by the coding sequence ATGGAACTATTAGTGATAAGGTTCATCATGTTGTCAATTCTAATGTTGTCATACACTACCATTCTTTGGCTTGTAGTTGCAGACACTAATGTGCTATCTGGGTCAGAATGTTCAGAGGCTGAGAGTGCTGCAACTCAGAATTCATTCCAAACCAATCTCAATAGTCTTCTGAATTCTCTTCCTACAAGTGTGTCTCCTCATGGTGGTTTTTACAAAACCTCAGCAGGGAAAGACTCAGACAAGATATATGGCCTAGTACAATGTAGAGGTGATGTTTCTGCCGCAGATTGTGCCAACTGCACTAAAGAATCTACCAAAGCGGCTTTGCAAGACTGTCCGCGAAGCAAGAAGGTTAAGGTCTGGTTCAAATGGTGCTTCCTACGCTATTCGGATGAGAACTTTTTTGGTATTTGGGATCAATCTTCAGTGGCCTTGACTAATGATACCAATTTCGAAGATTCGTCCATGGTATCAAAAGGACTTAATTTTATGGATGAACTTGCATCTACAGCACCGGAACAGCCTCTGATGTTCCAGACAGCAGTATTGGATGGTGGAGAAAGTGGTAAGAGGTATGGCATGGGTCAGTGCATAAGGGATATCAGTAGGTCTGACTGCAGCAGGTgcttggatgcacagttggtgACTTTTAGAACCACAATTGGGAATAAAAGAGGTTGGGAGATTTATGGATCCAGTTGTAGCATGTGGTATCATGACTTCCAGTTCTATTTCAACATTTCAACTCCTGTAAATGATG
- the LOC119988825 gene encoding cysteine-rich repeat secretory protein 38-like isoform X2, which produces MELLVIRFIMLSILMLSYTTILWLVVADTNVLSGSECSEAESAATQNSFQTNLNSLLNSLPTSVSPHGGFYKTSAGKDSDKIYGLVQCRGDVSAADCANCTKESTKAALQDCPRSKKVKVWFKWCFLRYSDENFFGIWDQSSVALTNDTNFEDSSMVSKGLNFMDELASTAPEQPLMFQTAVLDGGESGKRYGMGQCIRDISRSDCSRCLDAQLVTFRTTIGNKRGWEIYGSSCSMWYHDFQFYFNISTPVNDV; this is translated from the coding sequence ATGGAACTATTAGTGATAAGGTTCATCATGTTGTCAATTCTAATGTTGTCATACACTACCATTCTTTGGCTTGTAGTTGCAGACACTAATGTGCTATCTGGGTCAGAATGTTCAGAGGCTGAGAGTGCTGCAACTCAGAATTCATTCCAAACCAATCTCAATAGTCTTCTGAATTCTCTTCCTACAAGTGTGTCTCCTCATGGTGGTTTTTACAAAACCTCAGCAGGGAAAGACTCAGACAAGATATATGGCCTAGTACAATGTAGAGGTGATGTTTCTGCCGCAGATTGTGCCAACTGCACTAAAGAATCTACCAAAGCGGCTTTGCAAGACTGTCCGCGAAGCAAGAAGGTTAAGGTCTGGTTCAAATGGTGCTTCCTACGCTATTCGGATGAGAACTTTTTTGGTATTTGGGATCAATCTTCAGTGGCCTTGACTAATGATACCAATTTCGAAGATTCGTCCATGGTATCAAAAGGACTTAATTTTATGGATGAACTTGCATCTACAGCACCGGAACAGCCTCTGATGTTCCAGACAGCAGTATTGGATGGTGGAGAAAGTGGTAAGAGGTATGGCATGGGTCAGTGCATAAGGGATATCAGTAGGTCTGACTGCAGCAGGTgcttggatgcacagttggtgACTTTTAGAACCACAATTGGGAATAAAAGAGGTTGGGAGATTTATGGATCCAGTTGTAGCATGTGGTATCATGACTTCCAGTTCTATTTCAACATTTCAACTCCTGTAAATGATG